The following nucleotide sequence is from Alphaproteobacteria bacterium.
TCGAGCATTTTGAAGGCATTGCCGAGATTGTAGAGCGCTTCGGCATAGTCGGGACGAAGCGCGACCGCGGCTGCGTACGCTTCGGCCGCGGTCGCGGCATCGCCCTGCCGCAGGGCGATCATGCCGGCGAAGGCATGGGCGTCGGCGCGTTCCGGTGCCTGGGCCAGCAGCGTCCGGCATACGGCCATGGCCTCACTCAGCCGGCCGGCCTGAAATGCGGCGCTCGCTTGACGTCGCAGGGCTTCGATCGACGATCCCTCGCCCGCTTCGGCCCGGGTCCCCATGACATGTCCTTACGGTTTCGGTGCCTGGACTTTAGTCGATCCGAGGGTTTCGGCAAGGTGCATCGGTTGCGGCACCGGGGTGGCTCGGCATGGCGGCGGAGGTCCCCAATGCCCGTGACACCGGCCGCGGCCGGAGCCGAATCTACCCACCCCCATAATAAGAGTGGAGGAAATCGGGCGCCGGCATGTTAATCTCTCTTACATGGAACGAACGAAGCATAGGCGACAGGGCCGGCGCGGCTACCACCATGGCAACCTCAAAGAGGCTCTGGTTTCGGCGGCGCGTCAGCTGATCCTCGAAAAGGGCCCCCATGGATTTTCGCTCATCGAGGCGGCGCGGATGGCCGATGTCAGTCCCGCCGCCCCGTATCGTCATTTTCGCGATCGTCGGGCGCTGTTGGCCGAAATCGCGCGCCTCGGCTACGAGAAATTCTCCGACCGCCTCGAAACCGCCTGGAACGACGGACTACCCGACCCGGCCGACGGGCTGCGCCGCATGGGTGAGGCCTATATCGATTTCGCGCTCGAGGACCGGGCATCCTATGCCGCCATGTTCGAGGCCGGTCTCACGGTGTCCGACGACGAAGCGCTCAAAGAGGCCGGACAACGCGCCTATCGGACATTGGCGCTGGCGACGGAGACACTGACCGCGCGGCTACCCGAAGGGCAGACGGTGTCACCCGAGTTGGTGTTCTTTCACATCTGGTCGCTGACCCACGGGGCGGTGACGCTGTTCCGCAACGATCTCCAGTCGAGGGCGCTCAAGGAGATTGGCCTGTCGCCGGCCTTGGACAGCGGTATCGAGATCTATCTCAGGGGTCTCGGAAGTGTATCGCCAGGCGTCGACGATGGCGCCCAATGACCCAATCATTAGGGTGCCGCGGACCGGATGTGGGCTGAAATCCGCCGGTTAATTTTTTCGTCCGCCGCTACTTGAAGCGCGCCGCGCCGTCCCTACCTATGTAAAAGGCCATTACATTGCAAAAGGAGCGAGCGATGTCGGTTGCGGCGGCTGCCAACGATCTACCCAAACCGGCCTGGATCGTCTTGATGATCCTTGGCTTTATCGCGTTCTGGCCGATCGGCCTGGCGATTCTCTTTTATCTTCTATGGAGCGGAAAGATGCGGTGTTGGAAGGACGGTAACTTGAAGGAATGGACGCACAAGAGGACCCGCTTCAGTTCGACGGGAAACAGCGCCTTCGACGAATACCGCGAGGAAACCTTGAAGCGCCTCGAAGAGGAACAGCGCGAATTCACCATGTTCGTGAAGCGGCTGCGCGATGCCAAGGACCAGCGGGAATTCGACCAATTCATGGCCGAACGCAACGGCCACAGCCCGGCCTGAACCACCCCAGACCGCCGGGCGGCCAACGCCTGGCGGTCCAGTCCCTTACCGCACGCGGCGCATGAAATTGTCGTAGAGTTGGCGCGCCTCGCGATTGAACCCATCCATGCGCGCGTCGGTCCCTGATTTCATGATTTCCAGCCCACCGGGTCCGAGCGCCTTCTCGAGCGCTTTCTTGTAGGTTGGGATCTCGGCCCAGTCGTGCACCGTCGTCGGCGTCAGCTCGATGTGATATTGAAGACCGAGGGCGTGGTCGCCGACGGAAATCGCCTGAAACCGGCAAGCCTCGGACACCGCCAACACGGTGGCGTCGTCCGGGGCCCGCGTCACCTCGGCCCCATGCCATTGCAAATAGCGCTCGCGCCGCGGCATGTCGGTGTAGAAGGTCGAGCGCTGCCCGTCCTCGGTCAATTCGACCTCGAGCACGCCGACCTCTGGCGTTTGAGCCCTGTCGACCGCGCCGCCGAGCGCATCGGCGAGGAGCTGATGGCCGAGGCAAAAGCCGATAAAGGGCATCTCGCGCTCGACCACGGCTTCTCTGATTACCGCCTTTTCCCCGTCCAGCCAGGGATATTTGTCGACCTCCCAGACATCCTGCGGCCCACCCATGACCATCAGCGCGTCGAATGGCTCGAGGTCGGGTATCGATTCCCCCTCATCGATTTCGATCGGCGTCCATTCGATCCCATCCTCGCGCATGAAATCGCGAAAGATGCCGGGGTGCTCGGTACTTATGTGCTGAAAAACGAGAACTCGGGGAGAATCATTCGGCATGAGGATAGTCCATCGCGTGGCGTCGTGTCGAAGCACCTATATCAAAACCGGCGCTAGTTGGCCTCATTTTCGTGGTTCTCGAAGATCTTGTTGATCAGCTCGGCGCCGAGATTGAAGGCGGGTAAGCCGCGAAACAAAAAGGCGAGCGCCGCCGTGGCGTGCAGTTCCTCCTTGCTGGCGCCGGCTCGCTGTGCGGCGCGGCCGTGATATTCGGCCGCCGGCGAGACTTGCCCCAAAAGAACGGCGAACAGGATCAGTTGCGCCGTCTTGACGTCGAGACAAGACGGGTACATTGCCGATTCGCGGATGTTCTCGACTTGCTCGAGAAGCCCGGGATCGACCTCCAGACCCAGCTTGATGCGTTCGTGAATTCGCGGCGGCGTGAATCCGATCAGTTCGCTGTAAATGCGTTCGTATTCTTCCTGGGTCGTCATGACTCCCCCCTGTGGTCCTCGTTGGTCTTTCGTTGGACGAGACAAATGCCGGCAAAAATTAGCCTTTCGTCTCGTGCGAGACATGGCAAAATACCGGCGATCAATCAAACCGTACACACCCCAATCGGGACAGGGAGGAAGGAATGAGGAAGTTTTCCGGGTTTGCCGTCGGCATGGCTGCCGCGCTGATGCTGGCAGCGACGGCCGCGACAGCCGAAAACGTGAAAGTCGGGGTCGTGCTCACGACTTCCGGAGGCGCGGCCGAATTCGGCCAGCAGATTCTCCGCGGCATGGAACTTTATTTGAAAGAGCATCCTGAGGCGCTGGGCGGCCACGACGTGGAATTGGTCATTCGCGATTCGAAGCGCCCCGGCGGCGATATCGCCAAGACCGCGACACAGGAGCTCATTACCCGCGACGAAGTCGACATTCTGGCCGGTTATGTATTCTCGCCGAACGCCATGGCAATCGCCCCCATGATCAGTCAGTCGAAGACGCCGACCGTGATCATGAACGCGGGCACCGCCTGGATCCCGAGCATGTCGCCGTATTTCGCGCGCGTCTCGTTCACCATGTGGCAGGCGGGCTACAACATGGGCCAATACGCGGCCACTTCCCTGGGCGCCAAGACGGCGGCGGTGGGCTACACCGACTACCCGCCCGGGAAGGATAGCCTGGCCGCTTTCAAGACCGGATTCGAAGCCGCGGGCGGCAAGGTCGTCGACGAGATTCCGATGGGCGGGCCCCGCGAAGTGCCGGACTTCACCCCGTGGTTCCAACGCGTCAAAGACGAAAAGCCCGACGTGTTCTTCGTTTTTGTCCCCGCCGGCAACCACGCCACCGCGGTGGTAAAAACCTACGCCGATCTCGGCATGGCCGCCGCCGGAGTCAAGCTCATCGGCCCCGGCGACATTACGCAGGATACCAAGCTTCAGGGCATGGGCGACGCGGCGGTCGGCATGGTTACCATCCATCACTACTCAGCCGACTACGATACGCCGGACAATCGGGCCTTCGTTAAGGCGTGGAAGCAGGCGTACGGCGCCGACAGCACGCCGGATTTCATGGCCGTTGGCGGCTGGGACGGCATGGCGGCGATCGCCACCGTCATTCGTGAACTCGACGGCAACATCGAGGGCGACGCGGCAATGCAGGTCTTGCGGGGTTGGACGTTCGACAGCCCGCGCGGGCCGATCTCGATCGACGCCGAAACTCGCGACATCGTCCAAAACGAACAGGTCCACAGGGTGGTCAAGAAGGGAGACCGCCTTGGCATCGAGGTCATTGGCCAAATCGAACAGGTCAAGGATCCCTGCAAGGAGCTGAAAATCGGTAAATGCGGCCAATAGCAGCCGCGTGACGGGCAGGCCCGCCATCGCGGTCCGCCCCGAACTAGAAAGCCGCCGTCCGCGCATTTAGCGCGGCGGCGGCTTCGTTTGCCGGATGCATGCGCCCATGGACCCATTCCTCAACACCGCGATCAGCATCGTCTTCGACGGATTGGCTTATGCCATGGTGCTGTTCGTCGTCTCCGTCGGCATGTCGGTGACGATGGGACTGATGGGTTTCGTGAATTTGGCGCACGGCGCCTTCGCCATGGCCGGCGGTTACGTCGTCGTAAGCTTGATGAATAGGTTTGGCGTGCCGTTCCCGATCGCCTTGGTGGTCGCGTTCTTTGGCGTCGGGCTGTGCAGCGTTGCCTTCGAGCGCGGCCTTTATGCGCGGTTCTATAAAGCCAGCGAACTAGACCAGGTCTTGCTCACCATCGGCCTGGTTTTCATGGCCATCGCCGCGGCGACCTTCATCTTCGGTCCGGCGCCGTTGCCGGTGACCTTGCCCGACTATCTGAAGGGCCAGGTCGATCTCGGCTTTCGCGCGTTTCCGACCTATCGCGTGTTCATGATCGTGGCCGGCGGGGTCATCATCACCGCCCTCTGGCTGACGTTCGAGAAGACCCGATTGGGCGCGCAAATCCGCGCCGCCGTCGACAACCGACGCATGGCGCAGTCACTCGGCATCGATGTCGACCGTCTGTTCACCGTCACCTTCGCGCTGGGCAGCGGCCTGGCCGCTCTCGGCGGTGGGTTGAGCGTCGATATCGTCGGACTCTCGCCGGGCTATGCCATCGAATATCTGGTGTTTTTCCTGATCGTGGTCGCGGTCGGCGGCCTCGGCAGCGTCAAGGGCGCCTTCTTCGCCGCGCTGGTGCTCGGCATCCTCGACAACGCCGGCAAATATCTCTACCCGGAGGTCGGCGCGTTCATGATTTACGCGGTGACGATCGCCATCTTGCTGTGGCGCCCCAACGGCCTTTTCGGGCGGACGTAGCGACATGGACGGCCCCAGCCCGGCTGCTGCTTTCCTGCTTGCCAGGCACCGCTGGCATTGGGCGGAGGCCCTGCCCTGGCTGATTGCCGCGGCGGCCTTCTTTTTGTTTCCCGGCTGGCTGGCGCTGGGCACCCAAATCCTGATCATGGTGTTGTTCGCCTTGTCCCTCGACCTGGTTCTCGGTTACGCCGGCATCGTCACCCTCGGCCACGCCGCCTTCTTTGGCACCGGGGCTTATGCGGCCGGCATGCTCTCCGTGCACCTGGGCTGGAACGAGCCGATCAGTGGACTGGTCTTCGCCGCCTTCTGCGCGGCGGTTGTCGGGCTTGTCGCGGGGTTGATCCTGCTGCGGACACGCGGGCTCACCTTGCTGATGCTGACCCTGGCGACGACCATCCTGCTGCAGGAATTCGCCAACACCTATGACGGCATCACCGGCGGCTTCGACGGCCTCCACGGCATCGCGCCGTCCGCCCTGCTTGGTCTGTTCGAGTTCGATCTCTGGTTCAAGGTTCCCTATCTCTATTCGTTGCTGGTTCTGCTGCTGATGTTTCTCGTCGCCCGGCAGATCGTTTACTCCCCGTTCGGACGCGAACTCGAAGGCATTCGGGAGAATGTCGCACGGATGCATGCGATCGGCGCGCCGGTACGCCAGAGGCTGGTCACGATCTATACGATCTCCGCCGCCATGGCGGGCGTCGCCGGTGGCCTTTTCGCCCAGGCCAATGCGTTCGTCACGCTGGACGTGCTCAGCTTTCAGCGTTCCGGCGCGGTATTGATCGTGCTGATCCTGGGCGGCTCCGGACGGCTCTACGGCGCCTTCGTCGGCGCCGTGGTCTACATGCTGATGGAGGATCAACTCGCCAAATTGAGCCCCGAGTTTTGGGAGTTCGGGATCGGTTTGCTGCTCGTGCTGACCGTCCTCTTCGCCCGCCGCGGCCTGTTTGGACTGGTCGAAGATCTAGCCCGTCAGGCCGCCAGGAAACGTCCATGACCGGCACCGTCCTGGAAACCCGCGAGCTGTACAAATCCTTCGGTGCCCTCGAGGTCGCCCGCAATATCAATTTCCGTCTCGAGCCGGGGGCGCGGCACGCGCTTATCGGGCCCAACGGCGCGGGCAAAACGACGTTCGTCAATTTGATCACCGGGGCGCTCTCGCCGACGCGCGGGCAGGTTTTGCTCGACGGCCACGACATCACCGCGATGGCCCAGCATGAGCGCGTCAAACACGGCCTGGCACGGACCTTTCAGATCAACACCCTGTTCAATGGTCTGACCGTGCTCGAGAACATTTACCTCGGCATTGCCGAACGCCACGGATTGGGCAACGCGATGTGGCGGCCGGCGGGAACCAACCAGGAAGTGGTCGACGAGGCGGTCTCTCTGATGGATCGGCTGAGGCTGACCGAGGACGCGCTCAAGACGGTCCGCGAGTTGCCCTATGGCCGGCAACGGCTCGTCGAAATCGCGATCGCGCTGGGCCTCAATCCGCGGGTGTTGCTGCTCGACGAGCCCGCCGCCGGTGTCCCCACCGCGGAACACGGGATTTTGCTCGATGTCATCGATAGCCTTCCGCAGGAAATCGCGATCCTCATCATCGAGCACGACATGGATGTGGTGTTCCGGTTCGCGGAGGAGATTACGGTATTGGTCGGTGGCGGTGTGCTGACCGTCGGCACGCCCGATGAAATCGGGCGCGACGCGCGCGTGCGCGCCGTCTATCTCGGCCAAGAAACCCATGTCTGAAGCGCTGAACGGGCGCAGTCTCCGGTTGGATGGGGTGTCGGCCGGCTATGGCGCCACGGTCGTCGTAGAGGACCTCGAACTATCGCTCGAGCCGGGAGAAAGCATCAGTCTCATTGGCCGCAATGGGGTCGGCAAGACCACCTTGCTGGCAACCATAATGGGCCACACCAATCTGCACGGCGGTCGGATTCGGTTCCGCGATCAGGAAATAACGTCGATGGAAATCCACCGCCGCGCCCGCATCGGCATCGGCTACGTCCCGCAGGAACGGGAAATCTTTCCGTCACTTTCGGTCCAGCAGAACCTGATGGTCGCGACGCGACAGGGCCGTTGGACAATCGATAAGGTCTTCGAGTTGTTCCCGCATCTCCGCGAACGCGCCGACAACATGGGGAACCAGCTTTCCGGCGGTGAGCAGCAAATGCTGTCGATCGCTCGCGCCCTGGTTGGCAATCCGTCGGTGCTGCTTATGGACGAACCGTCGGAAGGGCTTGCGCCGGTTATCGTCGAAGGCCTGGTGGCCGCCATGCGGACATTGCAGAGCGACGGCGATCTTGCCATCCTTTTGGTCGAGCAGAACACGCGCATCGCGCTCGATTTCTCGCCCCGGGTCGTCGTGATGGACAAAGGCCGTATCGTTTTCGACGGCGCAAGCGCCGATCTGCGCGATGACCCCGACCGCCTCGACAGCCTGATCGGCGTCGGCGGCACATGAACAGGACTGGATGCCATGACTGACGCTCCCGAAATTTGGCCGTCGCGCCTCCATCACATACGCATCGATTCCACCGATCCGAGCCGCTTGATTCCGTTCTATCGCGATGGGCTCGGTCTCCGCGAGCGGCCCCTGGCCGAGGGGCAATCGCTGATGGACGGACGCAAACGGCGTGTCGTGATCGGTCGCGGCGAGGCCAACAGGCTTTCCTTCGCCGCGTTCGCGATGGCCGATCGGGCGGCCGTCGCCGCCCTACGCCGAACATTGGAACGCCGCCAGGTGCCGATCGAGCCGTCGCCGACCCCATTGTTCGAGGACGACGCCTTCGCGGTCACCGACCCCGACGGCGGTCGGATCGTTTTCGGCCTGCCCAACACGGCCTATGACGGCGATGACGAGCTACCCGGACGGCTCCAGCATTTCGTCATGGCGACGACCGATTTGGAGCGGCTTCACGAGTTCTATTCGGATGTCCTGGGGTTCGTCGTTTCGGACGAGGTCGTCGATGAGGACAGCGGCCGGATCACCGCGCGCTTCTATCGCTGCGATCCCGAACACCATAGCTTCGCGGCCTTCGTAGCGCCCGAAACGGGACTGGACCACCACGCCTACGAAGCCGATTGCTGGAATGACATCCGCGATTGGGCTGACCATTTCTCGCGCCTGCGTGTGCCGCTATGGTGGGGTCCGGGCCGGCACGGTCCCGGCGACAATCTGTTCTTCATGGTCCTCGACCCCG
It contains:
- a CDS encoding type 1 glutamine amidotransferase, yielding MPNDSPRVLVFQHISTEHPGIFRDFMREDGIEWTPIEIDEGESIPDLEPFDALMVMGGPQDVWEVDKYPWLDGEKAVIREAVVEREMPFIGFCLGHQLLADALGGAVDRAQTPEVGVLEVELTEDGQRSTFYTDMPRRERYLQWHGAEVTRAPDDATVLAVSEACRFQAISVGDHALGLQYHIELTPTTVHDWAEIPTYKKALEKALGPGGLEIMKSGTDARMDGFNREARQLYDNFMRRVR
- a CDS encoding branched-chain amino acid ABC transporter permease, which gives rise to MDPFLNTAISIVFDGLAYAMVLFVVSVGMSVTMGLMGFVNLAHGAFAMAGGYVVVSLMNRFGVPFPIALVVAFFGVGLCSVAFERGLYARFYKASELDQVLLTIGLVFMAIAAATFIFGPAPLPVTLPDYLKGQVDLGFRAFPTYRVFMIVAGGVIITALWLTFEKTRLGAQIRAAVDNRRMAQSLGIDVDRLFTVTFALGSGLAALGGGLSVDIVGLSPGYAIEYLVFFLIVVAVGGLGSVKGAFFAALVLGILDNAGKYLYPEVGAFMIYAVTIAILLWRPNGLFGRT
- a CDS encoding ABC transporter ATP-binding protein — encoded protein: MTGTVLETRELYKSFGALEVARNINFRLEPGARHALIGPNGAGKTTFVNLITGALSPTRGQVLLDGHDITAMAQHERVKHGLARTFQINTLFNGLTVLENIYLGIAERHGLGNAMWRPAGTNQEVVDEAVSLMDRLRLTEDALKTVRELPYGRQRLVEIAIALGLNPRVLLLDEPAAGVPTAEHGILLDVIDSLPQEIAILIIEHDMDVVFRFAEEITVLVGGGVLTVGTPDEIGRDARVRAVYLGQETHV
- a CDS encoding carboxymuconolactone decarboxylase family protein, producing MTTQEEYERIYSELIGFTPPRIHERIKLGLEVDPGLLEQVENIRESAMYPSCLDVKTAQLILFAVLLGQVSPAAEYHGRAAQRAGASKEELHATAALAFLFRGLPAFNLGAELINKIFENHENEAN
- a CDS encoding DUF2852 domain-containing protein, yielding MSVAAAANDLPKPAWIVLMILGFIAFWPIGLAILFYLLWSGKMRCWKDGNLKEWTHKRTRFSSTGNSAFDEYREETLKRLEEEQREFTMFVKRLRDAKDQREFDQFMAERNGHSPA
- a CDS encoding ABC transporter ATP-binding protein, with the translated sequence MSEALNGRSLRLDGVSAGYGATVVVEDLELSLEPGESISLIGRNGVGKTTLLATIMGHTNLHGGRIRFRDQEITSMEIHRRARIGIGYVPQEREIFPSLSVQQNLMVATRQGRWTIDKVFELFPHLRERADNMGNQLSGGEQQMLSIARALVGNPSVLLMDEPSEGLAPVIVEGLVAAMRTLQSDGDLAILLVEQNTRIALDFSPRVVVMDKGRIVFDGASADLRDDPDRLDSLIGVGGT
- a CDS encoding branched-chain amino acid ABC transporter permease; translated protein: MDGPSPAAAFLLARHRWHWAEALPWLIAAAAFFLFPGWLALGTQILIMVLFALSLDLVLGYAGIVTLGHAAFFGTGAYAAGMLSVHLGWNEPISGLVFAAFCAAVVGLVAGLILLRTRGLTLLMLTLATTILLQEFANTYDGITGGFDGLHGIAPSALLGLFEFDLWFKVPYLYSLLVLLLMFLVARQIVYSPFGRELEGIRENVARMHAIGAPVRQRLVTIYTISAAMAGVAGGLFAQANAFVTLDVLSFQRSGAVLIVLILGGSGRLYGAFVGAVVYMLMEDQLAKLSPEFWEFGIGLLLVLTVLFARRGLFGLVEDLARQAARKRP
- a CDS encoding TetR/AcrR family transcriptional regulator, yielding MERTKHRRQGRRGYHHGNLKEALVSAARQLILEKGPHGFSLIEAARMADVSPAAPYRHFRDRRALLAEIARLGYEKFSDRLETAWNDGLPDPADGLRRMGEAYIDFALEDRASYAAMFEAGLTVSDDEALKEAGQRAYRTLALATETLTARLPEGQTVSPELVFFHIWSLTHGAVTLFRNDLQSRALKEIGLSPALDSGIEIYLRGLGSVSPGVDDGAQ
- a CDS encoding ABC transporter substrate-binding protein, whose translation is MRKFSGFAVGMAAALMLAATAATAENVKVGVVLTTSGGAAEFGQQILRGMELYLKEHPEALGGHDVELVIRDSKRPGGDIAKTATQELITRDEVDILAGYVFSPNAMAIAPMISQSKTPTVIMNAGTAWIPSMSPYFARVSFTMWQAGYNMGQYAATSLGAKTAAVGYTDYPPGKDSLAAFKTGFEAAGGKVVDEIPMGGPREVPDFTPWFQRVKDEKPDVFFVFVPAGNHATAVVKTYADLGMAAAGVKLIGPGDITQDTKLQGMGDAAVGMVTIHHYSADYDTPDNRAFVKAWKQAYGADSTPDFMAVGGWDGMAAIATVIRELDGNIEGDAAMQVLRGWTFDSPRGPISIDAETRDIVQNEQVHRVVKKGDRLGIEVIGQIEQVKDPCKELKIGKCGQ